Proteins encoded within one genomic window of Sphingomonas sp. KRR8:
- a CDS encoding CBS domain-containing protein, translating to MTSINAVLAAKGRAVATIAVDAPLAAAAAELASRRIGALVVLGRDGAVAGILSERDLVRGLADHGPDVLGRSIESLMTSDVVTVAPDLPVFSALGLITKRRIRHLPVMKGESLVGIVSIGDLVKHRMEQIEAEAAAMRSYIQGA from the coding sequence ATGACCAGCATCAATGCCGTGCTTGCTGCCAAAGGCCGAGCAGTCGCCACCATAGCCGTTGACGCACCTCTTGCTGCCGCGGCCGCCGAGCTCGCCAGCCGGCGAATTGGCGCGCTAGTCGTTCTTGGCCGTGACGGCGCCGTGGCCGGCATCCTATCGGAGCGCGATCTGGTGCGCGGCCTGGCTGACCATGGCCCCGATGTCCTCGGCCGGAGCATCGAATCGCTGATGACCAGCGATGTGGTGACCGTCGCCCCCGACCTGCCCGTCTTTTCCGCACTTGGCCTCATCACCAAGCGTCGAATCCGGCACCTGCCGGTGATGAAGGGCGAATCACTGGTCGGGATCGTCTCGATCGGCGACCTGGTGAAGCACCGCATGGAGCAGATCGAAGCCGAGGCTGCCGCGATGCGGAGCTACATTCAGGGCGCCTGA